One region of Acanthopagrus latus isolate v.2019 chromosome 24, fAcaLat1.1, whole genome shotgun sequence genomic DNA includes:
- the nid2a gene encoding nidogen-2 isoform X2 has product MERGRLLAVCVLCWSCSVCVVTAIQRADMFPYGSLSGDMILAEGDDETSRVLSLPRPMYFYESLFSQLYVATNGIVSAQDLPMEKQYVDDGFPTDFPVVAPFLADIDTSGGRGQIYYRVTETPSVLNRVAQEVHRGFPDARFTPTHVVVATWENVAAYEEPTRTSGPSNKFNTFQAVIGYDEVDSYVLFLYPEGGLNFFGTRPKESYNVEIELPARVGFSRGEVTYLIFSRTEGPHYSVTSDEQSVKNLYQVGNTGIPGVWLFHTGNRYSFDNIVPASVGGLLATPPTRGHGLSLDTTTPEYSEFEEYPDNTFDPDSQDEEDDYPLTGGDPEFQPAPAGDHSEPPQPASPDAPSPPSEDVPHSAQPSNRQYAPPNAPEAAPEEQQPQVPLEVVDVYPPHRNEPPLSPGGHVVSVDEDDVDFDTGVIQYTTENKETCARFQQQCSQNAFCSDYATGYCCHCRPGFYGNGRHCLPEGAPQRVSGKVSGTVTVGSTPVDLNNIDLHAYIVVGDGRAYTAISEVPEPVGWALMPVAPIGELFGWLFALELPNSRAGFKITGAEFTRRAEVIFYPGNQRLSIIQTGRGLDDHNHLTVDTELSGSVPFLPPGAEVAMDPFKEIYQYYPSVATSTSVREYSVVSADRGSESFSFQLKHNITYRDCRHDSHTAALETLQITMERVFVMYVKEERILRYAITNKISPVGVEPTSPELVNPCYAGTHDCDTTAQCIPLEGQAFQCQCATGYRGDGRNCYDIDECAEGLSSCGAHAQCMNLPGSHRCQCQSGFEFGFDGRTCVDIDECSSSPCHISARCINGLGSFQCQCQAGFYGDGFYCSQQEGQTVRPKSQCEQHRDSLQSGGDGRPSVGAFIPQCDSDGRYRLLQCHGSTGHCWCVDSRGQERAGTRTPPGTAPKDCDRPDEPERPKTHCEHYRDSVQTTSPEGYPITGAYVPQCDANGQYIPLQCHGSTGHCWCVDSSGQERAGTRTAPGTTPTDCDKPDEPERFKTQCEHHRDSVQTTSPEGYPIVGAYVPQCDANGQYRSLQCHGSTGHCWCVDTRGQERAGTRTPPGTAPKDCDRPDEPERPKTQCEHHRDSIQTTSPEGYPIVGAYVPQCDANGQYTPLQCHGSSGHCWCVDSRGQERAGTRTSPGAPPTDCDKPDEPERPKTQCEHHRDSVETTSPEGYPVTGAYAPQCDANGQYTRLQCHGSTGHCWCVDSRGQERAGTRTPPGTAPIDCDKPDEPERPKTHCEHHRERAQATSSDGYPLVGAYVPQCDDNGQYLPLQCHGSTGHCWCVDRTGQERAGTRTPPGTAPKDCDRPDEPERPKTHCEHHRERAQATSSDGYPIVGAYVPQCDDNGQYLPLQCHGSSGHCWCVDSRGQERAGTRTPPGTAPKDCDRPDEPERPKTQCEQHRDSVQTTSPEGYPLFGAFVPQCEPDGQYSAQQCHGSTGHCWCVDSRGEERAGTRTTAGVPPVNCDESVPVVPTQRPESVCERWRSSLIEHYGGKPEPKQYLPQCEPDGQFSPVQCYGETTYCWCVDQDGREVPGTRSHDVVKPACLPSAAPPTVRPLPRPDVTPPTNADITLLYAQGQKIGALPLNGTRLDATRAKTLLTLHGSIVVGIAYDCKENRVYWTDLSARTINRASMAPGAEPEILINTNLVSPEGLAVDVKRRLIFWVDSNPDMIESANLDGSGRRTLFDTDLVNPRAIIVVSSSGTLFWTDWNREAPKIESSSVDGQNRRVVVSDGVGLPNALTFDSSSGQVCWADAGTKRLECVSPDGSGRRVIHSSLNYPFSMVYYRNHFYYTDWRRDGVIAVSKESSQFTDEYLPDQRSHLYGIAIATSQCLSGTH; this is encoded by the exons ATGGAGAGAGGGCGACTGCTGGCcgtgtgtgtgctctgctggagctgcagcgtgtgtgtggttACAGCCATCCAGAGGGCTGACATGTTCCCTTACGGCTCTCTGAGCGGAGATATGATCCTGGCGGAGGGCGACGATGAGACCTCCAGAGTGCTGTCCCTGCCTAGACCCATGTACTTCTACGAGTCCCTCTTCTCCCAGCTCTAT GTGGCTACCAACGGTATCGTGTCAGCGCAGGATCTGCCCATGGAAAAGCAGTATGTGGACGACGGCTTCCCGACGGATTTCCCTGTGGTGGCTCCCTTTCTGGCTGACATCGACACCAGTGGAGGACGTGGACAGATCTACTACAGGGTGACCGAGACACCCAGCGTGCTCAACAGAGTGGCCCAG GAAGTACATCGAGGGTTCCCAGATGCCAGATTCACCCCCACGCATGTTGTGGTCGCTACGTGGGAGAACGTCGCAGCATATGAGGAGCCAACACGGACCAGCGGACCGTCAAACAAG ttCAACACTTTCCAGGCAGTCATCGGCTATGACGAGGTCGACTCATACGTTCTCTTCCTCTACCCTGAAGGTGGTCTGAACTTCTTCGGGACTCGACCTAAG GAGTCATATAATGTTGAGATAGAGCTCCCCGCTAGAGTTGGCTTCAGCAGAGGAGAAGTCACGTATCTGATCTTCTCCCGAACTGAGGGGCCTCACTACAGCGTCACCAGCGATGAGCAGAGCGTTAAAAACCTCTACCA GGTTGGTAATACAGGAATTCCAGGTGTTTGGCTTTTCCACACCGGGAACCGTTACTCTTTCGACAACATTGTTCCTGCGTCGGTCGGTGGTCTCCTTGCCACTCCACCAACTCGAGGACATGGCCTCTCCCTG GACACCACGACCCCCGAGTACTCCGAGTTTGAGGAATACCCAGACAACACTTTTGATCCTGACAGCCAGGATGAAGAAGATGACTACCCTCTGACAGGCGGAGACCCTGAGTTCCAGCCAGCACCTGCCGGTGACCACTCAGAGCCCCCTCAACCAGCAAGTCCTGACGCTCCCTCCCCACCTTCAGAGGATGTTCCTCACAGCGCGCAGCCATCAAACAGGCAGTATGCTCCCCCCAATGCTCCAGAAGCAGCACCAGAGGAACAGCAACCACAG GTTCCTCTGGAGGTGGTGGACGTCTACCCCCCTCACCGAAATGAACCACCACTCTCCCCCGGGGGTCACGTGGTCAGCGTGGATGAAGACGATGTTGATTTTGACACAGGAG tgaTCCAGTACACTACAGAGAATAAGGAAACATGTGCCAG ATTCCAGCAGCAGTGCTCCCAGAATGCCTTTTGCTCCGACTACGCCACAGGCTACTGCTGTCATTGTCGACCAGGCTTCTATGGAAACGGGCGCCACTGCCTACCTGAAG GTGCTCCACAGCGTGTCAGCGGTAAGGTGAGCGGAACAGTGACGGTGGGTTCCACTCCAGTGGATCTGAACAACATTGATCTCCATGCCTACATCGTGGTGGGAGATGGGAGAGCGTACACAGCCATCAGTGAG GTACCTGAGCCAGTGGGCTGGGCTCTGATGCCAGTTGCACCAATAGGAGAGCTGTTTGGATGGCTGTTCGCTCTGGAGCTGCCCAATAGCCGAGCAGGATTCAAAATCACAG GTGCTGAGTTTACTCGTCGTGCAGAGGTGATCTTCTACCCAGGCAACCAGCGCCTGTCAATCATCCAGACGGGCCGCGGCCTTGACGACCATAACCACCTCACCGTTGACACCGAACTCAGCGGCAGCGTTCCTTTCCTGCCCCCTGGAGCTGAAGTCGCCATGGATCCCTTCAAGGAGATCTACCAGTACTACCCATCTG TtgccacctccacctctgtgaGGGAGTACTCAGTTGTGTCTGCAGATCGAGGTTCTGAGTCCTTCTCCTTCCAGCTCAAACACAACATTACCTACCGTGACTGTCGTCATGACAGCCACACCGCCGCCCTGGAGACGCTGCAGATCACCATGGAGAGGGTATTTGTGATGTACGTCAAAGAGGAGCGTATTCTGAGATACGCTATCACCAACAAGATCAGCCCAGTCGGAG TTGAGCCAACCAGTCCGGAGCTGGTCAACCCTTGCTATGCTGGAACCCATGACTGCGACACCACGGCTCAGTGTATCCCGCTGGAGGGACAGGCCTTCCAGTGCCAGTGTGCTACTGGCTACAGAGGGGATGGACGCAACTGTTATG ATATAGATGAGTGTGCTGAGGGCTTGTCTTCATGTGGCGCTCACGCTCAGTGCATGAACCTGCCTGGGAGCCATCGCTGCCAGTGCCAGAGTGGCTTCGAGTTTGGCTTCGACGGGCGTACCTGCGTTG ATATAGACgagtgcagctcctctccatgTCACATCAGCGCCAGATGTATCAACGGACTGGGTTCCTTCCAGTGTCAGTGCCAGGCTGGGTTCTATGGCGATGGTTTCTACTGTTCCCAGCAGGAAG GACAGACAGTTCGCCCAAAGAGCCAGtgtgagcagcacagagacagtcTTCAGAGTGGTGGTGATGGTCGTCCAAGTGTTGGAGCTTTCATCCCTCAGTGCGACTCCGACGGACGGTACCGACTACTGCAG TGTCACGGCTCCACTGGACATTGTTGGTGTGTGGACAGTAGGGGGCAGGAGAGAGCAGGAACCAGGACTCCACCTGGTACAGCACCTAAAGACTGTGACAGACCAG ATGAGCCAGAGCGTCCTAAAACTCACTGTGAACACTACAGAGACAGTGTACAGACCACAAGTCCAGAGGGATATCCTATAACAGGAGCCTATGTTCCTCAGTGCGATGCTAATGGACAGTACATACCTTTGCAG TGTCATGGTTCCACTGGACATTGTTGGTGTGTGGACAGTAGTGGACAGGAGAGAGCAGGAACAAGAACAGCACCTGGTACAACACCTACAGACTGTGACAAACCAG ATGAACCAGAACGTTTTAAGACTCAGTGTgagcaccacagagacagtgttCAAACCACCAGTCCAGAGGGATATCCTATAGTTGGAGCTTATGTACCTCAGTGTGATGCTAATGGACAGTACAGATCATTACAA TGTCATGGTTCCACTGGACATTGTTGGTGTGTGGACACAAGGGGGCAGGAGAGAGCAGGAACCAGGACTCCACCTGGTACAGCACCCAAAGACTGTGACAGACCAG ATGAACCAGAGCGTCCTAAAACTCAGTGTgaacaccacagagacagtATTCAGACTACCAGTCCAGAGGGATATCCTATAGTCGGAGCTTACGTACCCCAGTGTGATGCAAATGGACAGTACACACCACTGCAG tgtcacGGCTCATCTGGACATTGTTGGTGTGTGGACAGTAGGGGACAGGAAAGAGCAGGAACCAGGACATCACCAGGCGCACCGCCTACAGACTGTGACAAACCAG ATGAACCAGAGCGTCCTAAAACTCAGTGTGAACATCACAGAGACAGTGTAGAGACCACCAGTCCAGAGGGATATCCTGTAACAGGAGCCTATGCACCTCAGTGTGATGCTAATGGACAGTATACACGATTGCAG TGTCACGGCTCCACTGGACATTGTTGGTGTGTGGACAGTAGGGGGCAGGAGAGAGCAGGAACCAGGACTCCACCTGGTACAGCACCTATAGACTGTGATAAACCAG ATGAACCAGAGCGTCCTAAAACTCACTGTGagcaccacagagagagagcgcaggCTACTAGTTCAGACGGATATCCGTTAGTTGGAGCTTATGTACCACAATGTGATGACAATGGGCAGTACCTCCCTCTGCAG TGTCACGGCTCCACTGGACACTGTTGGTGTGTGGACAGAACGGGGCAGGAGAGAGCAGGAACCAGGACTCCACCTGGTACAGCACCTAAAGACTGTGACAGACCAG ATGAACCAGAGCGTCCTAAAACTCACTGTGagcaccacagagagagagcgcaggCTACTAGTTCAGACGGATATCCGATAGTTGGAGCTTATGTACCTCAATGTGATGACAATGGACAGTATCTTCCTCTGCAG tGTCACGGCTCTAGTGGACATTGTTGGTGTGTGGACAGTAGGGGGCAGGAGAGAGCAGGAACCAGGACTCCACCTGGTACAGCACCCAAAGACTGTGACAGACCAG ATGAACCAGAGCGTCCTAAAACTCAGtgtgagcagcacagagacagtgTTCAGACAACCAGTCCAGAGGGATATCCTCTGTTTGGAGCCTTTGTACCTCAGTGTGAGCCTGATGGACAGTACTCAGCTCAGCAG TGTCACGGCTCCACTGGACATTGTTGGTGTGTGGACAgtaggggagaggagagagcaggaacCAGGACAACAGCAGGTGTACCACCTGTAAACTGTGACGAATCAG TCCCTGTGGTTCCAACCCAACGCccggagagtgtgtgtgagcgatgGAGGAGCAGTTTGATTGAGCACTATGGTGGGAAACCAGAGCCAAAACAGTACCTGCCTCAGTGTGAGCCAGATGGGCAAttcag tccagtccagtgttATGGAGAGACGACTTACTGCTGGTGTGTGGACCAGGACGGCCGGGAGGTTCCCGGCACTCGATCACATGATGTCGTCAAACCTGCAT GTCTTCCCTCGGCGGCCCCGCCCACCGTGCGCCCACTGCCCCGCCCAGATGTGACCCCTCCCACAAACGctgacatcacactgctgtACGCTCAGGGACAGAAAATAGGGGCGTTGCCGTTAAACGGTACCAGACTGGATGCAACCCGGGCCAAAACACTGTTGACTCTACAT ggtTCCATAGTTGTCGGAATAGCCTATGACTGCAAAGAGAACCGAGTCTATTGGACAGATTTGTCAGCAAGAACAATCAACAGAGCTTCAATGGCTCCTGGAGCCGAGCCTGAGATCCTCATTAACACAA ATCTGGTCAGTCCGGAGGGCTTGGCGGTGGACGTTAAACGTAGGTTGATATTCTGGGTCGACTCAAACCCTGACATGATCGAGAGCGCCAACCTGGACGGCAGCGGGAGGCGGACGCTGTTCGACACAGACTTGGTCAACCCCCGCGCCATCATAGTGGTTTCTTCCTCCGG CACTCTGTTTTGGACAGACTGGAACCGAGAGGCTCCAAAGATTGAGAGTTCGTCGG
- the nid2a gene encoding nidogen-2 isoform X1, whose product MERGRLLAVCVLCWSCSVCVVTAIQRADMFPYGSLSGDMILAEGDDETSRVLSLPRPMYFYESLFSQLYVATNGIVSAQDLPMEKQYVDDGFPTDFPVVAPFLADIDTSGGRGQIYYRVTETPSVLNRVAQEVHRGFPDARFTPTHVVVATWENVAAYEEPTRTSGPSNKFNTFQAVIGYDEVDSYVLFLYPEGGLNFFGTRPKESYNVEIELPARVGFSRGEVTYLIFSRTEGPHYSVTSDEQSVKNLYQVGNTGIPGVWLFHTGNRYSFDNIVPASVGGLLATPPTRGHGLSLDTTTPEYSEFEEYPDNTFDPDSQDEEDDYPLTGGDPEFQPAPAGDHSEPPQPASPDAPSPPSEDVPHSAQPSNRQYAPPNAPEAAPEEQQPQVPLEVVDVYPPHRNEPPLSPGGHVVSVDEDDVDFDTGVIQYTTENKETCARFQQQCSQNAFCSDYATGYCCHCRPGFYGNGRHCLPEGAPQRVSGKVSGTVTVGSTPVDLNNIDLHAYIVVGDGRAYTAISEVPEPVGWALMPVAPIGELFGWLFALELPNSRAGFKITGAEFTRRAEVIFYPGNQRLSIIQTGRGLDDHNHLTVDTELSGSVPFLPPGAEVAMDPFKEIYQYYPSVATSTSVREYSVVSADRGSESFSFQLKHNITYRDCRHDSHTAALETLQITMERVFVMYVKEERILRYAITNKISPVGVEPTSPELVNPCYAGTHDCDTTAQCIPLEGQAFQCQCATGYRGDGRNCYDIDECAEGLSSCGAHAQCMNLPGSHRCQCQSGFEFGFDGRTCVDIDECSSSPCHISARCINGLGSFQCQCQAGFYGDGFYCSQQEGQTVRPKSQCEQHRDSLQSGGDGRPSVGAFIPQCDSDGRYRLLQCHGSTGHCWCVDSRGQERAGTRTPPGTAPKDCDRPDEPERPKTHCEHYRDSVQTTSPEGYPITGAYVPQCDANGQYIPLQCHGSTGHCWCVDSSGQERAGTRTAPGTTPTDCDKPDEPERFKTQCEHHRDSVQTTSPEGYPIVGAYVPQCDANGQYRSLQCHGSTGHCWCVDTRGQERAGTRTPPGTAPKDCDRPDEPERPKTQCEHHRDSIQTTSPEGYPIVGAYVPQCDANGQYTPLQCHGSSGHCWCVDSRGQERAGTRTSPGAPPTDCDKPDEPERPKTQCEHHRDSVETTSPEGYPVTGAYAPQCDANGQYTRLQCHGSTGHCWCVDSRGQERAGTRTPPGTAPIDCDKPDEPERPKTHCEHHRDSVQTTSPEGYPIPGAFVPQCDANGQYASQQCHGSTGHCWCVDRTGQERAGTRTPPGTAPTDCDKPDEPERPKTHCEHHRERAQATSSDGYPLVGAYVPQCDDNGQYLPLQCHGSTGHCWCVDRTGQERAGTRTPPGTAPKDCDRPDEPERPKTHCEHHRERAQATSSDGYPIVGAYVPQCDDNGQYLPLQCHGSSGHCWCVDSRGQERAGTRTPPGTAPKDCDRPDEPERPKTQCEQHRDSVQTTSPEGYPLFGAFVPQCEPDGQYSAQQCHGSTGHCWCVDSRGEERAGTRTTAGVPPVNCDESVPVVPTQRPESVCERWRSSLIEHYGGKPEPKQYLPQCEPDGQFSPVQCYGETTYCWCVDQDGREVPGTRSHDVVKPACLPSAAPPTVRPLPRPDVTPPTNADITLLYAQGQKIGALPLNGTRLDATRAKTLLTLHGSIVVGIAYDCKENRVYWTDLSARTINRASMAPGAEPEILINTNLVSPEGLAVDVKRRLIFWVDSNPDMIESANLDGSGRRTLFDTDLVNPRAIIVVSSSGTLFWTDWNREAPKIESSSVDGQNRRVVVSDGVGLPNALTFDSSSGQVCWADAGTKRLECVSPDGSGRRVIHSSLNYPFSMVYYRNHFYYTDWRRDGVIAVSKESSQFTDEYLPDQRSHLYGIAIATSQCLSGTH is encoded by the exons ATGGAGAGAGGGCGACTGCTGGCcgtgtgtgtgctctgctggagctgcagcgtgtgtgtggttACAGCCATCCAGAGGGCTGACATGTTCCCTTACGGCTCTCTGAGCGGAGATATGATCCTGGCGGAGGGCGACGATGAGACCTCCAGAGTGCTGTCCCTGCCTAGACCCATGTACTTCTACGAGTCCCTCTTCTCCCAGCTCTAT GTGGCTACCAACGGTATCGTGTCAGCGCAGGATCTGCCCATGGAAAAGCAGTATGTGGACGACGGCTTCCCGACGGATTTCCCTGTGGTGGCTCCCTTTCTGGCTGACATCGACACCAGTGGAGGACGTGGACAGATCTACTACAGGGTGACCGAGACACCCAGCGTGCTCAACAGAGTGGCCCAG GAAGTACATCGAGGGTTCCCAGATGCCAGATTCACCCCCACGCATGTTGTGGTCGCTACGTGGGAGAACGTCGCAGCATATGAGGAGCCAACACGGACCAGCGGACCGTCAAACAAG ttCAACACTTTCCAGGCAGTCATCGGCTATGACGAGGTCGACTCATACGTTCTCTTCCTCTACCCTGAAGGTGGTCTGAACTTCTTCGGGACTCGACCTAAG GAGTCATATAATGTTGAGATAGAGCTCCCCGCTAGAGTTGGCTTCAGCAGAGGAGAAGTCACGTATCTGATCTTCTCCCGAACTGAGGGGCCTCACTACAGCGTCACCAGCGATGAGCAGAGCGTTAAAAACCTCTACCA GGTTGGTAATACAGGAATTCCAGGTGTTTGGCTTTTCCACACCGGGAACCGTTACTCTTTCGACAACATTGTTCCTGCGTCGGTCGGTGGTCTCCTTGCCACTCCACCAACTCGAGGACATGGCCTCTCCCTG GACACCACGACCCCCGAGTACTCCGAGTTTGAGGAATACCCAGACAACACTTTTGATCCTGACAGCCAGGATGAAGAAGATGACTACCCTCTGACAGGCGGAGACCCTGAGTTCCAGCCAGCACCTGCCGGTGACCACTCAGAGCCCCCTCAACCAGCAAGTCCTGACGCTCCCTCCCCACCTTCAGAGGATGTTCCTCACAGCGCGCAGCCATCAAACAGGCAGTATGCTCCCCCCAATGCTCCAGAAGCAGCACCAGAGGAACAGCAACCACAG GTTCCTCTGGAGGTGGTGGACGTCTACCCCCCTCACCGAAATGAACCACCACTCTCCCCCGGGGGTCACGTGGTCAGCGTGGATGAAGACGATGTTGATTTTGACACAGGAG tgaTCCAGTACACTACAGAGAATAAGGAAACATGTGCCAG ATTCCAGCAGCAGTGCTCCCAGAATGCCTTTTGCTCCGACTACGCCACAGGCTACTGCTGTCATTGTCGACCAGGCTTCTATGGAAACGGGCGCCACTGCCTACCTGAAG GTGCTCCACAGCGTGTCAGCGGTAAGGTGAGCGGAACAGTGACGGTGGGTTCCACTCCAGTGGATCTGAACAACATTGATCTCCATGCCTACATCGTGGTGGGAGATGGGAGAGCGTACACAGCCATCAGTGAG GTACCTGAGCCAGTGGGCTGGGCTCTGATGCCAGTTGCACCAATAGGAGAGCTGTTTGGATGGCTGTTCGCTCTGGAGCTGCCCAATAGCCGAGCAGGATTCAAAATCACAG GTGCTGAGTTTACTCGTCGTGCAGAGGTGATCTTCTACCCAGGCAACCAGCGCCTGTCAATCATCCAGACGGGCCGCGGCCTTGACGACCATAACCACCTCACCGTTGACACCGAACTCAGCGGCAGCGTTCCTTTCCTGCCCCCTGGAGCTGAAGTCGCCATGGATCCCTTCAAGGAGATCTACCAGTACTACCCATCTG TtgccacctccacctctgtgaGGGAGTACTCAGTTGTGTCTGCAGATCGAGGTTCTGAGTCCTTCTCCTTCCAGCTCAAACACAACATTACCTACCGTGACTGTCGTCATGACAGCCACACCGCCGCCCTGGAGACGCTGCAGATCACCATGGAGAGGGTATTTGTGATGTACGTCAAAGAGGAGCGTATTCTGAGATACGCTATCACCAACAAGATCAGCCCAGTCGGAG TTGAGCCAACCAGTCCGGAGCTGGTCAACCCTTGCTATGCTGGAACCCATGACTGCGACACCACGGCTCAGTGTATCCCGCTGGAGGGACAGGCCTTCCAGTGCCAGTGTGCTACTGGCTACAGAGGGGATGGACGCAACTGTTATG ATATAGATGAGTGTGCTGAGGGCTTGTCTTCATGTGGCGCTCACGCTCAGTGCATGAACCTGCCTGGGAGCCATCGCTGCCAGTGCCAGAGTGGCTTCGAGTTTGGCTTCGACGGGCGTACCTGCGTTG ATATAGACgagtgcagctcctctccatgTCACATCAGCGCCAGATGTATCAACGGACTGGGTTCCTTCCAGTGTCAGTGCCAGGCTGGGTTCTATGGCGATGGTTTCTACTGTTCCCAGCAGGAAG GACAGACAGTTCGCCCAAAGAGCCAGtgtgagcagcacagagacagtcTTCAGAGTGGTGGTGATGGTCGTCCAAGTGTTGGAGCTTTCATCCCTCAGTGCGACTCCGACGGACGGTACCGACTACTGCAG TGTCACGGCTCCACTGGACATTGTTGGTGTGTGGACAGTAGGGGGCAGGAGAGAGCAGGAACCAGGACTCCACCTGGTACAGCACCTAAAGACTGTGACAGACCAG ATGAGCCAGAGCGTCCTAAAACTCACTGTGAACACTACAGAGACAGTGTACAGACCACAAGTCCAGAGGGATATCCTATAACAGGAGCCTATGTTCCTCAGTGCGATGCTAATGGACAGTACATACCTTTGCAG TGTCATGGTTCCACTGGACATTGTTGGTGTGTGGACAGTAGTGGACAGGAGAGAGCAGGAACAAGAACAGCACCTGGTACAACACCTACAGACTGTGACAAACCAG ATGAACCAGAACGTTTTAAGACTCAGTGTgagcaccacagagacagtgttCAAACCACCAGTCCAGAGGGATATCCTATAGTTGGAGCTTATGTACCTCAGTGTGATGCTAATGGACAGTACAGATCATTACAA TGTCATGGTTCCACTGGACATTGTTGGTGTGTGGACACAAGGGGGCAGGAGAGAGCAGGAACCAGGACTCCACCTGGTACAGCACCCAAAGACTGTGACAGACCAG ATGAACCAGAGCGTCCTAAAACTCAGTGTgaacaccacagagacagtATTCAGACTACCAGTCCAGAGGGATATCCTATAGTCGGAGCTTACGTACCCCAGTGTGATGCAAATGGACAGTACACACCACTGCAG tgtcacGGCTCATCTGGACATTGTTGGTGTGTGGACAGTAGGGGACAGGAAAGAGCAGGAACCAGGACATCACCAGGCGCACCGCCTACAGACTGTGACAAACCAG ATGAACCAGAGCGTCCTAAAACTCAGTGTGAACATCACAGAGACAGTGTAGAGACCACCAGTCCAGAGGGATATCCTGTAACAGGAGCCTATGCACCTCAGTGTGATGCTAATGGACAGTATACACGATTGCAG TGTCACGGCTCCACTGGACATTGTTGGTGTGTGGACAGTAGGGGGCAGGAGAGAGCAGGAACCAGGACTCCACCTGGTACAGCACCTATAGACTGTGATAAACCAG ATGAACCAGAGCGTCCTAAAACTCACTGTgagcaccacagagacagtgtACAGACTACTAGTCCAGAGGGATATCCTATACCAGGAGCGTTTGTGCCTCAGTGTGATGCTAACGGACAATACGCTTCGCAACAG TGTCACGGCTCCACTGGACATTGTTGGTGTGTGGACAGAACGGGGCAAGAGAGGGCAGGAACCAGGACTCCACCTGGTACAGCACCTACAGACTGTGACAAACCAG ATGAACCAGAGCGTCCTAAAACTCACTGTGagcaccacagagagagagcgcaggCTACTAGTTCAGACGGATATCCGTTAGTTGGAGCTTATGTACCACAATGTGATGACAATGGGCAGTACCTCCCTCTGCAG TGTCACGGCTCCACTGGACACTGTTGGTGTGTGGACAGAACGGGGCAGGAGAGAGCAGGAACCAGGACTCCACCTGGTACAGCACCTAAAGACTGTGACAGACCAG ATGAACCAGAGCGTCCTAAAACTCACTGTGagcaccacagagagagagcgcaggCTACTAGTTCAGACGGATATCCGATAGTTGGAGCTTATGTACCTCAATGTGATGACAATGGACAGTATCTTCCTCTGCAG tGTCACGGCTCTAGTGGACATTGTTGGTGTGTGGACAGTAGGGGGCAGGAGAGAGCAGGAACCAGGACTCCACCTGGTACAGCACCCAAAGACTGTGACAGACCAG ATGAACCAGAGCGTCCTAAAACTCAGtgtgagcagcacagagacagtgTTCAGACAACCAGTCCAGAGGGATATCCTCTGTTTGGAGCCTTTGTACCTCAGTGTGAGCCTGATGGACAGTACTCAGCTCAGCAG TGTCACGGCTCCACTGGACATTGTTGGTGTGTGGACAgtaggggagaggagagagcaggaacCAGGACAACAGCAGGTGTACCACCTGTAAACTGTGACGAATCAG TCCCTGTGGTTCCAACCCAACGCccggagagtgtgtgtgagcgatgGAGGAGCAGTTTGATTGAGCACTATGGTGGGAAACCAGAGCCAAAACAGTACCTGCCTCAGTGTGAGCCAGATGGGCAAttcag tccagtccagtgttATGGAGAGACGACTTACTGCTGGTGTGTGGACCAGGACGGCCGGGAGGTTCCCGGCACTCGATCACATGATGTCGTCAAACCTGCAT GTCTTCCCTCGGCGGCCCCGCCCACCGTGCGCCCACTGCCCCGCCCAGATGTGACCCCTCCCACAAACGctgacatcacactgctgtACGCTCAGGGACAGAAAATAGGGGCGTTGCCGTTAAACGGTACCAGACTGGATGCAACCCGGGCCAAAACACTGTTGACTCTACAT ggtTCCATAGTTGTCGGAATAGCCTATGACTGCAAAGAGAACCGAGTCTATTGGACAGATTTGTCAGCAAGAACAATCAACAGAGCTTCAATGGCTCCTGGAGCCGAGCCTGAGATCCTCATTAACACAA ATCTGGTCAGTCCGGAGGGCTTGGCGGTGGACGTTAAACGTAGGTTGATATTCTGGGTCGACTCAAACCCTGACATGATCGAGAGCGCCAACCTGGACGGCAGCGGGAGGCGGACGCTGTTCGACACAGACTTGGTCAACCCCCGCGCCATCATAGTGGTTTCTTCCTCCGG CACTCTGTTTTGGACAGACTGGAACCGAGAGGCTCCAAAGATTGAGAGTTCGTCGG